The nucleotide sequence CGAGTTCTAGTGCGCCGAGGTATGACGATGACGCTGCCTTATGGTGGCGTGTCCGTGAACGCAGCATCTCGTGCTGCGTTTCTGTTGTTAAGAACGAAAACCGACCAGACCCCGGGAGGGCACAGATCGCCGACCTACGCATCAACGGGAATATCCGCGCCAAAGAGGTGCTGGTTATTGCCCCGGATGGATCCCAGATCGGAACAAAGAAAATCGAAGAGGCCATTTGGCTCGCCGACCAGTTAGGGCTTGACCTCGTAGAGGTCGCACCCGAAGCGCGGCCGCCAGTATGCAAGATCATGGACTTCGGTAAGCACAAATACGAACAGTCGGTTCGTGATCGGGAAGCTCGCAAGAAGCAAACCCGAACCGTCATCAAAGAAATTCGGCTCAAACCGAGAATTGGTGATCACGACTACACGATGTTCCTGAATCGCTCACTGAAGTTCTTGTCAGAAGGTGACAAACTCAAGGTCACCGTGCGATTTCGTGGCCGTGAGAACGAACGGCCCGAATTGGGACTGAACCTTATCGGCCGGTTGGTCGGGGATCTGGGCGACTACGTGACGCTGGAACAGCACCCCGCCAAAGACGGTAGGTCGATGACTGCGGTTCTCGCCCCAACGGCATTGGCCAAGACGATTGTCATCCACCACAAATCAGATCCGATAGAGGATTCTGAAGACACATCAGATCCGATAATGGACTCTGAAGACGCTGTCTCGGATGAGATAGACGACACCGAGTCAGAATAAGAAAGGAGCTGAGCACATGCCAAAAATGAAAACTCATAAGGGCACTGCGAAGCGCTTCAAGACAACTGGTACCGGCAAATTACGCCGTCGCCAAGCAGGCAAGCAGCATTTGCGCTTGGCCAAGGGCAAGGACCGATATCGTCGTCTCGACGGTGAAACCGGGGTTGCCAGCGGCGATGCAAAGCGTATGAAGAAGTTGCTGGGACAGTAGGAGGAATCATGGCTCGAGTTAAACGCGCCGTACACGCCCGCAAAAAGCACCGGAAGGTGATGGAGCGGGCCAGCGGCTATCGAGGTGCAAAAAGTCGTCGGTATCGCACCGCCAATGAGCAGGTCATGCACGCCATGCAGGACTCTTACGACCATCGTAAAGACCGTAAGGGTGACTTTCGTCGGCTGTGGATTACCCGCATCAACGCGGCCGCTCGTCAAAATGGTACGACCTACAGTCAGATGATGGCCGGTCTCAAAGCCGCCGAAGTCGAGGTTGATCGCAAGATGCTTGCTGAGATGGCCGTGAACGACCCGCAGGCCTTCACTCACCTGGCCAAGGTTGCCACCAGCCAGAAGTAACTCGCTGGAGCCGGTCCGCTCATCACGCAACAAGAGGGTGGTTGAAGCGGTCCGGCTTCGTCGCGCCTCGGCTCGTAGGGAGGCCGGCAAGACGCTCGTCGAGGGACCCCATTTGGTGGCCGATTTAGTCCGTTTTGGCGTACTGATCGACACCATTTTCGCCCACCCTCACGATGACGAAGCTGCCGACCTTGCCGAGCAAGCGGACGCGGAACTCGTACTCGTCGAGGAATCGATACTGCGCCGCATCGCCGATACGGAGAACCCGCGGGGCCCGGTTGCCATCATTGCCATTCCACCTTCGATTCAAGCCACCGGATCAGTGGTCGTTCTGT is from Acidimicrobiia bacterium and encodes:
- the rpmI gene encoding 50S ribosomal protein L35; the protein is MPKMKTHKGTAKRFKTTGTGKLRRRQAGKQHLRLAKGKDRYRRLDGETGVASGDAKRMKKLLGQ
- a CDS encoding translation initiation factor IF-3; translation: MLVIAPDGSQIGTKKIEEAIWLADQLGLDLVEVAPEARPPVCKIMDFGKHKYEQSVRDREARKKQTRTVIKEIRLKPRIGDHDYTMFLNRSLKFLSEGDKLKVTVRFRGRENERPELGLNLIGRLVGDLGDYVTLEQHPAKDGRSMTAVLAPTALAKTIVIHHKSDPIEDSEDTSDPIMDSEDAVSDEIDDTESE
- the rplT gene encoding 50S ribosomal protein L20, with amino-acid sequence MARVKRAVHARKKHRKVMERASGYRGAKSRRYRTANEQVMHAMQDSYDHRKDRKGDFRRLWITRINAAARQNGTTYSQMMAGLKAAEVEVDRKMLAEMAVNDPQAFTHLAKVATSQK